CTTGTAGCTCGTAAGAAGGAAGATTAATTAAATCTTTCTGATAAACGAATATAATAGAAAACCAATGATGTAAAAATCATTGGTTTTTTGAAATTTACAAATGTTTTCTGAAAATGAGTTGGCTAACTTTTTATAAAATGGTAAAAATTATTTTAATATTACAAAAAAAGGTAGATACTTAAAAACAAAAATATAATTACTACTATAAATAATTTTTGAAAAATAAAATTTAGTTATTATAGTCTAAATTTTAAATGGAAAATTTGCTTATAATACGGAAGTGTGATACGATTAAATTATTTTCAAAGTATATAGTTTCGGCATAAAAACATTGTTACATTAAATGTTAAAATTACCGTTTTTTTTTTAAAAATTAAGTATTTTGAAAAATAAAACAATTTATAAGGGGGTTATTACTCATATGCGAGGGAAACAACAAGATTTTCGAACAGAGAAGTACATTCGTTACGGTATTCGTAAGTTCAGCTTTGGAGCAGCATCAGTAGCAATTGCTGTTGGTTTAATGTTCTTAGGTAATGGCGTAGTATCAGCGACGGAAGTACAATCAGCTGAAACAGCTATTACAACATCTGCTTCTAGTCAAGGTGACAAGGAGACGGAAAAGGCTGAGCCTAAAGCAGAAACAGTAGAAACTGTGAAGCCAGAAACTGTGAGTCCAGAGACTATAAAGCCAGAAACTGTGAATCCAGAGACTGTGAAGCCAGAAACTGTGAATCCAGAGACTGTGAATTCAGAGACTATGAAGCCAGAAACTGTGAATCCAGAAACTGAAAAAGCTACAGAAGTGAAATCAGAAGTTGCAGCTACAAAGGCAGCAACTAAAGCAACTCTAGCGAATACAGATGCTAGTCAAGCCGATGTAGATGCACAAGCAGAAACTGTATCAGCTTTGAGCACAGCTGTAACTGAATCAAATACTGCTGAAAAGAAATTAAGACCAACTGAAATTTATACAACTAATGGTACTCCAGGTACCGCCGGCACTGCAGTTAAGACAAATGCAAAGTATGCAAATTCTGTGGAAACAGTGGATAATAACAAGCGTGGTAATAGAGAGAATACAGATTCTATTAACCAAAGACGAAGAGTCAAAAGAAGTGCAATAGATACAACTAAGTTTGCTCAAAACTACGATAGAAAGGTATTGTCAGGTTCAGTTACCAATACGGGTTTCTCAGTTAGTGATCCAGATTATCCATCTGGAATGTGGATTGATCCAGATAAATCTCATTACAGTTATGAATGGGTGCAAACAAAATATCATGGAAACCAGATTGTTCTTTCAACTAATCGAACGGGCGATGGAATTGTTTATGTAACGGAATTATCGCCATCAAATAAAGTTTTAAAACAATACACTTTAAATCAAAATACTAAGGTACCATCTGCTGTATTTGATAGCACTACCTACTATAATGATACTTATTATGCGATGGTTGAAAGTTTAAGAGATCCTCTTGCTGTTAAATATATTGCTAGTAAATATGATACTGGCTACTACAATAAACTATCCTATATGGTACCCAAATTGATCACACAAACAACCTATTTTGTTGATAAAGATGGCAAGCAAATCACCGACAGTAATGGTAATCCGGTTGTTCCTTATACACAAAAAGGGTTAGTCGGCCAAAAATATACGACGAGTCCCATACTTATAAATGGTTACTATGCTACTGCATCTTCTAATTCAAATGGCACTATGTCACCATACGGAGAGATTGGTGCTAGTTATGTTAAAGACTTTCATGATGGAATAGTTGTTACTTACACTCAGACTGGTTCAGATGGAACAATGTCTGCTTCAATTGCACAAAATGGAAAAGTTCTCGAAACATATACAAATATAAAGCCCTCAGATCCTGTGATAAAGTATCAAGTAGGTTATACGACAGTCGCAATTAAAAATCCATATATTCCACAAACCTCTGATGTTAAGTATGTTTACAGAAAGCTCGGCAACTGGGTCGTCTCTAATCCTGATGGCTCGACAAAATCAATTATTTATCCCAATGATCCTATTGACCCTACTAAGATTGCTGATTCATCTGTGCCTGGTTACCCGGTTATTGATTTTCTTCCTGGCTATACACCTAAAGACCATATGGGGACTCCTTTGGTGCCAGTTGATCCCGATGACCGTACTAAGGGCTATATTCCGCCAATACCTTCTGATATTGGTAAAGATACAACGATCACCTATACAGCAGATACTCAAAAAGCAACAGTAACTTATGTTGTAGAAGGAACAGGAACAGTACTTCACACAGATAACCTAGAAGGTAAATCTGGAGAACCAATTGATTACTCAACAGTAGCTAAGCTTGCTGAACTTAAAGCTCTAGGGTATGACCTCGTAACTGATGGATTCACAACAGCTACAGATAAGAACTTCGATAAAGATACGAAAGTAGATCAAAGCTTTGTAGTAACGGTTAAACCACACGTTGAACCAATCAAACCAGTAGATCCAGAAAATCCAAATGATCCAAATAAACCAAAACCAGGTGATCCAATCGATCCTAACAACCCTGATGGACCAAAATGGACAGAAGATCTCATTAAACAGATTGATACAACTCGCCACGTGAACCGTACAATCACATCCGTTAACGAAAAAGGTGAGGAAGTAGCTCAGAAAGTAACAGATAAAGTTACATTCACTCGTGAAGGTAAGATTAATTCTGTAACAGGTGAAATCACTTACGGCAACTGGACAGCTAAAGATGGAGATACAACATTCGATAAAGTTGAATCACCAGTAGTTCAAGGCTACATCCTGAAAGATGCTAAACAAAAAGAAGTAGCAGCTACAACAGGATTAACGGTAGACTCTAAAGATGAAAATATCGAAGTTGTCTACACTAAACTTGGTTCATGGGTACCAAAAGTACCAGAAGGATTCGAGGAACCAAAACTTGATAAACCTCAATATCCAAACGATCCAACAGATCCAACAAAACCAGGAACACCAACAACAGTGATTCCTCAAGTGCCAGGAACAACTCCAAAAGATTCAAATGGAAACCCACTGAAACCAGTAGATCCAAACGATCCAAGTAAAGGATATGTTCCACCAACACCTGAAAACCCAACAGAAGATACACCAATCAACTATGTTCCAGTACCACAACCTGTAAGACCTACAGATAATGGAGATAATAATGGAACTCCAACAACTGCAGCTCAACCAGCATCACCTTCTACACCTCAATATATGGATGGCAAACGTGAACTTCCAAATACAGGTACAGAAGATAATGCTAGCCTAGCAGCACTTGGACTTCTCGGAGTATTGAGTGGATTTGGTCTTGTAGCTCGTAAGAAGAAAGAAGATTAATCTTTCTAATTGATACGATTTGTTTGCAATGAACATATCTTCCTTAAAACTGATGAATCGAATGATTCATCAGTTTTTTTACTTTATCTATGAAAGGAATATGTGCACATTGAACTAAAGGAAGTATATGTAATTTAATTGAAATAAAATTATACTAATTTATTCTTGGTAAAAATACAAAAATATATAATCTCTTCAGGAAACTAAACTGAAAATTGAATTCTTAATTTATTATAATAAATATCATATATTGAGTGTAATTGGGATGGCTATAAACCTTATAAAAAGCTTCTCAACGCCTATGAAACACTTTAAAAAGTTGAATATGGAAATTAGTATTCTAAGTAGCAAGCAAATATGGTTGCTGGATTGCGTAAAATTGATTTAGACGAT
This region of Streptococcus thermophilus genomic DNA includes:
- a CDS encoding mucin-binding protein — translated: MRGKQQDFRTEKYIRYGIRKFSFGAASVAIAVGLMFLGNGVVSATEVQSAETAITTSASSQGDKETEKAEPKAETVETVKPETVSPETIKPETVNPETVKPETVNPETVNSETMKPETVNPETEKATEVKSEVAATKAATKATLANTDASQADVDAQAETVSALSTAVTESNTAEKKLRPTEIYTTNGTPGTAGTAVKTNAKYANSVETVDNNKRGNRENTDSINQRRRVKRSAIDTTKFAQNYDRKVLSGSVTNTGFSVSDPDYPSGMWIDPDKSHYSYEWVQTKYHGNQIVLSTNRTGDGIVYVTELSPSNKVLKQYTLNQNTKVPSAVFDSTTYYNDTYYAMVESLRDPLAVKYIASKYDTGYYNKLSYMVPKLITQTTYFVDKDGKQITDSNGNPVVPYTQKGLVGQKYTTSPILINGYYATASSNSNGTMSPYGEIGASYVKDFHDGIVVTYTQTGSDGTMSASIAQNGKVLETYTNIKPSDPVIKYQVGYTTVAIKNPYIPQTSDVKYVYRKLGNWVVSNPDGSTKSIIYPNDPIDPTKIADSSVPGYPVIDFLPGYTPKDHMGTPLVPVDPDDRTKGYIPPIPSDIGKDTTITYTADTQKATVTYVVEGTGTVLHTDNLEGKSGEPIDYSTVAKLAELKALGYDLVTDGFTTATDKNFDKDTKVDQSFVVTVKPHVEPIKPVDPENPNDPNKPKPGDPIDPNNPDGPKWTEDLIKQIDTTRHVNRTITSVNEKGEEVAQKVTDKVTFTREGKINSVTGEITYGNWTAKDGDTTFDKVESPVVQGYILKDAKQKEVAATTGLTVDSKDENIEVVYTKLGSWVPKVPEGFEEPKLDKPQYPNDPTDPTKPGTPTTVIPQVPGTTPKDSNGNPLKPVDPNDPSKGYVPPTPENPTEDTPINYVPVPQPVRPTDNGDNNGTPTTAAQPASPSTPQYMDGKRELPNTGTEDNASLAALGLLGVLSGFGLVARKKKED